One genomic window of Halobellus limi includes the following:
- a CDS encoding PAS domain-containing sensor histidine kinase: MADEENAEPGNYQQLISVSPAPINLFDESGEIIWGNDAVLDLLGLDSREDLIGRSIFDFIVAEDQYTAEQELVDVVKSKTATGPTPMQLRRADGEIRSIRVSTAPGRFRGRDIGQAVVIDVTELERAHEELETERQFVQNALNALPDVFYVITPGGELDRWNDSLLDVSGYDAEEVRAMDIEDFFVESHTERISESIATAFAEGADTVEATVVTKQGREIPFEFRKRRLVDGEDVIGLAGIGRDISERKAREQHLRAVDYLLQHNLRNQINIIQGSVELVSDASSAQGQSAAERIDAAAERLLSIFDNHHLIIDQLTTPQPTESIDVVAALEAIARECGESYPAATITTDLPERAGVSGVHTLKLALRELVENAIEHNERREPQIEIDVEHTDPRVVIRVSDDGPPIPEMEYRSFSEDSLLDSTYHSAGFGLWFVYHAVRQSGGSLHFDRGEKRGNVVTIDLS, translated from the coding sequence ATGGCCGACGAAGAGAACGCGGAGCCGGGAAACTATCAGCAGTTGATCAGCGTGTCGCCCGCCCCGATCAACCTCTTTGACGAATCCGGAGAGATCATCTGGGGAAACGACGCAGTTCTCGATCTCTTGGGACTCGATTCCAGGGAGGATCTGATCGGTCGATCCATATTCGACTTTATCGTCGCGGAGGATCAGTACACCGCAGAGCAAGAACTCGTCGACGTCGTCAAGTCGAAGACGGCGACGGGGCCGACGCCGATGCAGTTGCGGCGTGCTGACGGTGAGATCCGGAGTATTCGGGTATCCACTGCCCCTGGCCGATTCCGGGGCAGAGACATCGGGCAGGCGGTGGTCATCGACGTCACGGAACTGGAGCGTGCTCACGAGGAACTCGAAACGGAGCGGCAGTTCGTACAGAACGCGCTGAATGCCCTTCCGGACGTCTTCTACGTCATCACACCCGGTGGAGAGCTGGATCGATGGAACGACTCGCTGCTCGACGTCTCTGGGTACGACGCCGAGGAGGTTCGAGCGATGGACATCGAGGACTTCTTCGTGGAGTCGCATACCGAGCGGATCTCCGAGTCGATCGCGACGGCGTTCGCTGAGGGCGCTGACACCGTGGAAGCGACAGTCGTCACCAAACAGGGGAGGGAGATCCCGTTCGAGTTCCGCAAGCGACGACTCGTCGACGGCGAGGACGTGATCGGACTGGCCGGAATCGGGCGCGATATCTCCGAGCGGAAGGCCCGCGAGCAACACCTCCGCGCGGTTGATTACCTCCTGCAACACAACCTCCGGAATCAGATCAACATCATTCAGGGATCGGTCGAACTGGTCTCCGACGCCAGTTCGGCGCAAGGTCAGTCTGCGGCCGAGCGTATCGACGCGGCCGCCGAACGGCTGCTATCCATCTTCGATAACCACCACCTCATCATCGATCAGCTGACGACACCGCAACCGACGGAATCCATCGACGTGGTGGCGGCCCTCGAAGCTATCGCCCGAGAGTGCGGCGAGTCGTATCCTGCGGCCACGATCACGACCGACCTCCCCGAGCGGGCGGGCGTCTCGGGGGTTCACACACTCAAACTCGCGCTCCGGGAGTTAGTCGAGAACGCGATCGAGCACAACGAGAGACGGGAGCCGCAGATCGAAATCGACGTCGAGCACACCGATCCGAGAGTGGTGATCCGAGTCAGCGACGACGGCCCGCCCATCCCGGAGATGGAGTACCGATCGTTCTCGGAGGATTCGCTACTGGATTCGACGTACCACTCCGCGGGATTCGGTCTCTGGTTCGTCTACCACGCCGTGCGGCAGTCCGGTGGATCGCTGCACTTCGATCGGGGCGAAAAGCGCGGGAACGTCGTCACGATCGACCTTTCGTAG
- a CDS encoding DUF2237 family protein — MPERNVLGGELATCSADPKTGFERDGCCRTHPDDRGRHELCAVMTDEFLAFSRERGNDLVTPRPELQFPGLEPGDRWCVCLGRWLEALEATRAERRPETTVPPVVLEATNAAVLDAVELETLEAHAYDV; from the coding sequence ATGCCCGAGCGGAACGTTCTCGGCGGAGAACTCGCCACGTGTAGCGCCGATCCGAAAACCGGCTTCGAGCGCGACGGGTGTTGTCGAACGCACCCCGACGACCGGGGGCGACACGAACTCTGTGCGGTGATGACCGACGAATTTCTGGCCTTCAGCAGGGAGCGGGGTAACGACCTCGTGACGCCACGGCCCGAGCTCCAGTTCCCGGGGCTGGAGCCGGGCGATCGGTGGTGCGTCTGTCTCGGCCGGTGGCTCGAGGCCCTCGAAGCGACGCGGGCGGAACGCAGACCGGAAACGACCGTCCCGCCCGTCGTTCTCGAGGCGACGAACGCGGCCGTGCTGGACGCCGTAGAACTGGAGACGCTCGAGGCACACGCATACGACGTTTGA
- a CDS encoding HalOD1 output domain-containing protein, whose translation MFYMNHILERIVNTVAEAEGTDPTALPPLYETIDPDAINRLIESQSADSEMTCVVRFEYSDHEITVDETGAVTLTPDGGTRPELRD comes from the coding sequence ATGTTCTATATGAACCATATTTTAGAACGCATCGTGAACACTGTAGCAGAAGCGGAAGGCACAGATCCCACCGCCCTTCCTCCGCTGTACGAGACGATCGATCCCGATGCGATTAACCGACTCATAGAGTCACAGTCAGCGGACTCAGAAATGACCTGTGTAGTGCGATTCGAATATTCGGATCACGAGATAACGGTCGACGAAACGGGAGCGGTCACACTCACTCCCGACGGTGGCACTCGGCCGGAATTACGAGATTAG
- a CDS encoding YccF domain-containing protein produces the protein MSDSPTENRADAGVDVTVEQRDATPSIVVRAAYFLLIGWWASGIWLSVAWFLNLTIIGMPLGIKMINRVPKIVSLKDQKITMTITRTEAGDVTVTESTSEQYSLVVRGVYFLLVGWWFSGVWMSIAWLASISIVGLPVAVWMYDRLPFVVSLYKY, from the coding sequence ATGAGCGACTCACCGACAGAGAATCGGGCCGACGCCGGCGTGGATGTCACCGTCGAGCAGCGTGACGCGACGCCCTCGATCGTGGTCCGCGCAGCGTACTTCCTTTTGATTGGGTGGTGGGCGAGCGGGATCTGGCTGAGCGTCGCGTGGTTCCTCAACCTCACGATCATCGGGATGCCGCTCGGGATCAAGATGATCAACAGGGTGCCGAAGATCGTCTCGCTGAAAGATCAGAAGATCACGATGACGATCACGCGAACGGAGGCCGGCGACGTGACCGTCACCGAGTCGACGAGCGAGCAGTACTCACTCGTCGTTCGCGGGGTGTACTTCCTCCTGGTCGGCTGGTGGTTCAGCGGGGTCTGGATGTCGATCGCGTGGCTCGCCTCGATTAGCATCGTCGGACTTCCGGTGGCCGTCTGGATGTACGACCGGCTCCCGTTCGTCGTCTCGCTGTACAAGTACTGA
- a CDS encoding NAD(P)/FAD-dependent oxidoreductase: MERFDVAIVGGGPAGSSAGHAAASAGASAVVLEKGVPRADRPDRLGPDSTDAAGILDYWVDIMGIHPDEMPEGVVLGELDRAEFIGPTESLTLRSTGIESSYDEFGFCMHRARFDDFLRDRAEQAGATYRVGTSVRGVETDPAATDGPRHRIELADGEAVGADFLILADGPQRQVTSGVLDEYLPFDVTERLSTRETNHIAYQEHRRLPEEVFEEVAGAIKFWWGHMPGHTAYPWIFPNDDNVARIGLTMPIGMDLDDVESREDYPLLRPEDERIPQGKEYIRRLLEMEYGDEYDVEEDFPLVEERGKSGGTETYAISSTRPIDSPTAAGIAVVGGAMGATSAFHEGGDHTAVRTGAIAGELAASGDLSTYNDRWKDAIGDEVLRNVAMADVVHDYDPDDWDWAFSTARKLMEKSEGYGLFDTSNVRAGFGAARLVTSYKRKKFSFRNGKYVQLSESEYTV; the protein is encoded by the coding sequence ATGGAGCGATTCGACGTAGCCATCGTCGGCGGCGGCCCCGCGGGGTCGTCCGCCGGACACGCCGCCGCGTCGGCCGGCGCGTCGGCGGTCGTCCTCGAAAAGGGCGTCCCGCGGGCTGATCGGCCGGATCGACTGGGTCCCGACTCGACGGACGCCGCGGGCATCCTCGACTACTGGGTGGACATCATGGGCATTCACCCCGACGAGATGCCCGAGGGCGTCGTGCTCGGCGAGTTAGACAGGGCCGAGTTCATCGGCCCGACGGAGTCGCTGACGCTGCGCTCGACGGGCATCGAGTCGTCGTACGACGAGTTCGGATTCTGTATGCACCGGGCCCGCTTCGACGACTTCCTCCGCGACCGCGCGGAGCAAGCGGGTGCGACCTACCGGGTCGGCACGTCGGTCCGCGGCGTCGAGACGGATCCGGCAGCGACGGACGGACCGCGACACCGAATCGAACTCGCCGACGGCGAGGCCGTCGGTGCCGACTTCCTGATCTTAGCGGACGGTCCGCAGCGACAGGTCACGTCGGGCGTCCTCGACGAGTACCTTCCCTTCGACGTCACCGAACGTCTCTCGACCCGAGAGACGAACCACATCGCCTACCAGGAACACCGCCGCCTGCCCGAGGAGGTCTTCGAGGAGGTCGCCGGCGCGATCAAGTTCTGGTGGGGACATATGCCGGGTCACACCGCCTACCCGTGGATATTCCCGAACGACGACAACGTCGCCCGGATCGGGCTGACGATGCCCATCGGGATGGACCTCGACGACGTCGAGAGCCGCGAGGACTATCCCCTCCTCCGCCCCGAGGACGAGCGGATCCCGCAGGGCAAGGAGTACATCCGACGGCTCCTAGAGATGGAGTACGGTGACGAGTACGACGTCGAGGAGGATTTCCCGCTCGTCGAAGAGCGCGGGAAATCGGGCGGGACCGAGACGTACGCCATCTCGTCGACGCGGCCGATCGACTCGCCGACCGCCGCCGGAATCGCCGTCGTCGGCGGCGCGATGGGCGCGACGTCGGCGTTCCACGAGGGCGGCGATCACACGGCCGTTCGAACGGGGGCAATCGCGGGCGAACTGGCCGCTTCGGGCGACCTCTCGACGTACAACGACCGCTGGAAGGACGCCATCGGCGACGAGGTGCTCCGCAACGTCGCGATGGCTGACGTCGTCCACGACTACGACCCGGACGACTGGGACTGGGCGTTCTCGACGGCGCGGAAACTGATGGAAAAGAGCGAAGGCTACGGCCTGTTCGACACGAGCAACGTCCGGGCCGGATTCGGCGCCGCCCGGCTGGTCACCAGCTACAAGCGCAAGAAGTTCTCGTTCCGCAACGGCAAGTACGTCCAGTTGTCCGAATCCGAGTACACGGTGTAG
- a CDS encoding HalOD1 output domain-containing protein, giving the protein MEASWSSGESTSLAVEILRKIARLEGDDVADLPPLGRTIDVEAVEQVAQTEGTRISFRYLGYEVVVADGQVAINDR; this is encoded by the coding sequence ATGGAAGCGTCCTGGAGTAGCGGCGAGTCAACGTCACTCGCGGTCGAGATCTTGCGGAAAATCGCACGGTTAGAAGGCGACGATGTGGCTGATCTTCCGCCGCTCGGTCGGACGATCGACGTCGAAGCGGTCGAGCAAGTCGCGCAGACGGAAGGCACGCGTATCTCGTTTCGGTACTTGGGTTACGAGGTAGTGGTGGCGGACGGTCAGGTGGCGATCAACGACAGGTGA
- a CDS encoding HalOD1 output domain-containing protein, whose amino-acid sequence MTRTDLLTEVVKAVAAADGVEPSAVEPLHEYIDPEVLYRLDGVENDTEWRFTFRYGTHYVTISHDSRVVVDGDFHRSERSA is encoded by the coding sequence ATGACTCGAACTGACCTCCTCACCGAGGTCGTCAAGGCGGTGGCCGCCGCCGACGGGGTCGAGCCGTCGGCGGTCGAGCCGCTGCACGAGTACATAGACCCCGAAGTGTTGTACAGGCTGGACGGGGTAGAGAACGACACCGAGTGGCGGTTCACGTTTCGCTACGGGACCCACTACGTCACGATCAGCCACGACTCGCGGGTGGTCGTCGACGGGGACTTTCATCGCTCCGAGCGATCGGCGTAG
- a CDS encoding DUF7282 domain-containing protein — MDDSIKRSFAAVMTAVLLLSAVGMIGLAGAQDGGTPDPEPTATVSFADQQTNGTTVTVDAVNVSAGGFVAIHDSSLLDGAVIESVIGVSGYLEPGLHENVTVTLYDVPGATFEQSALTEDETLVAMPHRDTNESGTYDFVATNGSEDGPYLANASPVVDSANVTVPEQTTGASFTVANLTAPELVERNESVEVSATVANPNDVADTQEVTFRFDGEVLVREDVALEPGESTEFDTTVDTTGVETGTFFHGVYTRESGAAAQLRVVDQIQSFGVSNLTAPANATVGESVSVTATVTNPNEFGSEQSVEYRFDGALIEARDVDVGGEGSATVEFELGTGSLASGTYIHSVFSTDFGESALIVLESPDDGDDADDGGDADNGDADDADDGDAGDGDGDSDDSDNADDGDDADDADDGDDADDSDDGNDADDADDGDDADDADDGDNADGSDGEAGTDEAGDQSGPDGEATDEDSQMAE, encoded by the coding sequence ATGGATGACTCCATAAAACGGTCGTTTGCGGCCGTTATGACGGCAGTATTGCTCCTCTCGGCTGTGGGGATGATCGGACTCGCGGGTGCGCAAGATGGGGGCACTCCGGACCCAGAGCCCACAGCAACAGTCTCGTTCGCTGATCAGCAAACGAACGGAACGACTGTCACCGTGGACGCGGTGAACGTCTCCGCGGGCGGCTTCGTGGCGATCCACGACAGTAGCCTCCTCGACGGGGCCGTAATCGAGAGCGTTATCGGGGTGTCGGGGTACCTCGAACCCGGACTTCACGAGAACGTGACGGTCACGCTGTACGACGTGCCCGGGGCGACGTTCGAACAGTCGGCGCTCACGGAAGACGAAACGCTCGTCGCGATGCCGCACCGGGACACGAACGAGAGCGGAACCTACGACTTCGTCGCGACCAACGGCAGCGAGGACGGTCCCTACCTCGCGAACGCGAGTCCCGTGGTCGACAGCGCGAACGTGACCGTTCCGGAGCAGACCACCGGCGCCTCGTTCACCGTCGCGAACTTGACTGCACCCGAACTCGTCGAGCGCAACGAGTCCGTCGAGGTCTCCGCGACGGTCGCGAACCCCAACGACGTCGCCGACACCCAGGAAGTGACGTTCCGGTTCGACGGCGAGGTGCTGGTCCGTGAGGACGTCGCGCTCGAACCGGGTGAATCGACCGAGTTCGACACCACCGTCGACACGACTGGCGTCGAAACCGGGACGTTCTTCCACGGCGTGTACACCCGGGAGAGTGGCGCTGCCGCACAACTTCGCGTGGTCGACCAGATCCAATCGTTCGGGGTCTCGAACCTGACCGCACCGGCGAATGCGACCGTCGGGGAGTCGGTCTCGGTGACCGCGACCGTGACGAATCCCAACGAGTTCGGGTCTGAGCAGTCCGTCGAGTACCGGTTCGACGGGGCGCTCATCGAAGCCCGAGACGTCGATGTCGGCGGCGAAGGATCGGCTACCGTCGAATTCGAACTCGGCACCGGCTCGCTGGCTTCCGGGACCTACATCCACAGCGTCTTTTCCACCGATTTCGGCGAGAGCGCGCTGATCGTGCTCGAATCCCCTGACGACGGGGACGACGCTGATGACGGTGGCGACGCGGACAATGGAGACGCCGACGACGCGGATGATGGTGACGCCGGCGACGGCGACGGAGATTCCGACGACAGCGACAACGCCGATGACGGAGACGACGCTGACGATGCGGATGACGGAGACGACGCTGATGACAGCGACGATGGAAACGACGCCGACGATGCTGATGACGGAGACGACGCTGACGACGCCGACGACGGGGACAACGCCGACGGTTCAGATGGTGAAGCGGGTACTGACGAGGCGGGTGATCAGAGCGGTCCGGACGGGGAAGCCACGGACGAGGACAGTCAGATGGCGGAGTGA
- a CDS encoding response regulator: protein MSTYPHVLIVDDEPDLAELYASWLPEDHIVETAHDGTTALERFGESVDVVLLDRRMPGLSGDEVLERIRERPTNCGVAMITAVDPDFDILELGFDAYLTKPVGKPDLRDVIDRLLRRSEYTETLRQFFMKLSKREALMAQKPLSELESDSRYQQLESEIETLRQESEAHMAELDGEDFEALFYRLDA, encoded by the coding sequence ATGAGCACATATCCCCACGTCCTGATTGTCGACGACGAGCCGGACCTCGCAGAGTTATACGCGTCGTGGTTGCCGGAGGACCACATCGTCGAGACGGCTCACGACGGGACCACCGCGCTCGAACGGTTCGGCGAGTCGGTCGACGTCGTGCTCTTAGACCGGCGGATGCCGGGGCTCTCCGGCGACGAGGTCCTCGAGCGGATCCGCGAACGCCCGACGAACTGCGGCGTCGCGATGATCACCGCCGTCGATCCGGACTTCGACATCCTGGAACTGGGGTTCGACGCGTACCTCACGAAGCCGGTCGGAAAACCGGACCTCAGAGACGTCATCGATCGCCTGCTTCGGCGCTCGGAGTACACCGAAACGCTCCGGCAGTTCTTTATGAAGCTCTCGAAGCGCGAGGCGCTGATGGCCCAGAAGCCGCTGTCCGAACTCGAATCCGATTCGCGGTACCAACAGCTGGAATCGGAGATCGAAACGCTGCGGCAGGAGTCGGAGGCGCATATGGCCGAACTCGACGGGGAGGACTTCGAGGCGCTGTTCTACCGGCTCGACGCCTGA
- a CDS encoding APC family permease codes for MKSLRSLLTRSRPGRLGLVEVVAMGVGGMVSGGIYAVLGVAMQQAGNAVPLSYFIAGVITLLTAYSYLKLTLHFGEHGGVFSFVEHIVDNPTVAAYVGWILVVGYVGVMAMYAFAFGAYTLTAARAIAGIELPQLLRPVISTMIVAAFVGLNLRGVQETGLFEDIAVYIKIVILLSLATLGVVFYDGSVAALDFFSKGVVSPITGFAIIFVSYEGFQLLVYDYEDIENVERVLPIGMYVAIAIAILIYVSVSFMATLHLTPEQLLAHREVALAEAVSNIPVLGSAGFVLVILSAMKSTSSGINATLFGTSRLVNKIATEGALPRLFSFRNRDGIPVYALLIIGSLTAALAALGTLKQITEFGSVAFLISFAVTNYTNLILADETGSNRFIPVLGLVGTGVALPIVLYHLYRTDVEILLWIIGIFAVVFLVESLYVDRSSFTPDVDSGERG; via the coding sequence ATGAAATCACTCCGATCTCTCCTGACTCGCAGTCGTCCCGGGCGACTCGGACTCGTCGAGGTCGTCGCGATGGGTGTCGGCGGAATGGTTTCCGGCGGGATCTACGCCGTACTCGGCGTCGCAATGCAGCAAGCCGGTAATGCAGTCCCGTTGTCGTATTTCATTGCGGGCGTCATCACCCTCCTCACTGCCTATTCCTATCTCAAACTCACGCTGCACTTCGGCGAGCACGGCGGCGTCTTTTCGTTCGTCGAGCACATCGTCGACAATCCGACTGTCGCCGCGTACGTCGGGTGGATTCTCGTCGTCGGATACGTGGGTGTGATGGCGATGTACGCGTTCGCCTTCGGTGCGTACACGCTCACTGCCGCGCGAGCCATCGCAGGAATCGAACTCCCGCAACTCCTGCGGCCGGTGATTTCGACAATGATCGTCGCTGCGTTCGTCGGGCTCAACCTCCGGGGGGTCCAGGAGACTGGTCTCTTTGAAGATATCGCGGTGTACATCAAAATCGTCATCTTGCTGTCGCTCGCAACCCTCGGAGTGGTTTTCTACGATGGGAGCGTGGCTGCGCTGGACTTCTTCAGCAAGGGCGTCGTCAGCCCCATCACCGGATTCGCCATCATCTTCGTCTCCTATGAAGGATTCCAACTACTGGTCTATGACTACGAAGACATCGAAAACGTAGAACGAGTGTTACCAATCGGGATGTACGTCGCCATCGCTATCGCGATTCTAATCTACGTTTCGGTGTCGTTCATGGCAACGCTCCATCTCACGCCCGAGCAACTCCTCGCCCATCGGGAAGTCGCCCTGGCCGAGGCCGTCTCCAACATACCGGTGCTCGGGAGTGCGGGATTCGTTCTGGTGATCCTTTCGGCGATGAAGAGCACTTCCTCAGGTATCAACGCGACTCTCTTCGGCACCTCGCGGCTCGTTAATAAAATCGCAACGGAGGGAGCACTCCCCCGTCTGTTCTCGTTTCGGAATCGGGACGGAATCCCGGTCTACGCGTTGCTGATCATCGGGAGTCTGACGGCAGCACTCGCAGCCCTCGGCACTCTCAAACAGATCACCGAGTTCGGATCAGTGGCGTTTCTGATCTCGTTTGCAGTCACGAATTACACGAACCTCATACTCGCCGACGAGACGGGGTCGAACCGCTTCATCCCAGTACTCGGTCTGGTCGGTACGGGAGTCGCACTCCCGATCGTTCTCTATCACCTCTATCGGACTGACGTGGAGATTCTGCTCTGGATTATCGGGATCTTCGCGGTAGTCTTTCTCGTCGAGTCCCTCTATGTCGATCGGAGTTCGTTCACACCCGATGTCGACAGTGGGGAGAGAGGCTGA
- a CDS encoding sulfatase family protein → MQVLFIDIDSLRADHVGGYGYEGPTTPNIDDLIDDAVAFERGYVANSPCMPSRAALTSGRFGIANGVETHGRQSQQIDRPENRTDWAGSWTENQPERPWWTLPELFFQNRIPTIGVSSFPRHPAPWFYHVWHTFRQPQEPDEEMTVEWGHVSFQTPRAETVTDTAIEELEAVDGDSFFLYAQYWDPHAPYNRSADEIERFRDTPLPPHPTEEQLEAHREWDTLRGATQEGIETRGDLNEMISAYDAEIRYTDRHVGRLLEYLKSTGQYDETLIVLSGDHGEEFGEHGLYREHWSTHDGTQRVPMIVKPPADTEMEQGTREHLITNVDFAPTIADYLGESPPERWQGTSLRAIIESSDADGRDAIVFDHGLYTAQRAIRTPEWKLVRTYHPGMWGGVLPEYQLYEMNDDPWEQDDLAADRPDLVDSLEEEMILWAERHRTGSVDPLRRVAERGPSGYNSFKDGFEGV, encoded by the coding sequence ATGCAAGTCCTCTTCATCGACATCGACTCCCTCCGAGCGGATCACGTCGGCGGCTACGGCTACGAGGGGCCGACGACCCCGAACATCGACGACCTCATCGACGACGCCGTCGCGTTCGAGCGCGGATACGTCGCGAACTCCCCGTGTATGCCGTCGCGGGCGGCCTTGACCTCCGGACGGTTCGGCATCGCGAACGGCGTCGAAACCCACGGGCGGCAGTCCCAGCAGATCGACCGCCCCGAGAACCGGACCGACTGGGCCGGGTCGTGGACGGAGAACCAGCCGGAGCGACCCTGGTGGACGCTCCCGGAACTGTTCTTCCAGAACCGCATCCCGACGATCGGCGTCTCGTCGTTCCCGCGACACCCCGCGCCGTGGTTCTACCACGTCTGGCACACGTTCAGACAGCCGCAGGAGCCCGACGAGGAGATGACGGTCGAGTGGGGGCACGTCTCGTTTCAGACCCCGCGCGCCGAGACCGTCACCGACACCGCGATCGAGGAACTCGAAGCCGTCGACGGCGACTCGTTCTTCCTGTACGCCCAGTACTGGGACCCCCACGCCCCGTACAACCGCTCGGCGGACGAGATCGAGCGCTTCCGCGACACCCCGTTGCCGCCGCATCCCACAGAGGAGCAACTCGAAGCACACCGCGAGTGGGACACGCTCCGCGGGGCGACCCAGGAGGGAATCGAGACGCGCGGCGATCTCAACGAGATGATCTCAGCGTACGACGCCGAGATCCGGTACACCGACCGTCACGTCGGCCGACTCTTGGAGTACCTCAAATCGACCGGGCAGTACGACGAGACGCTGATCGTCCTCTCGGGCGATCACGGCGAGGAGTTCGGCGAGCACGGCCTCTACAGAGAGCACTGGAGCACCCACGACGGCACCCAGCGCGTGCCGATGATCGTCAAACCGCCGGCGGACACCGAGATGGAACAGGGGACCCGCGAGCACCTGATAACGAACGTCGACTTCGCGCCGACAATCGCGGACTACCTCGGCGAGTCGCCGCCGGAGCGCTGGCAGGGTACGTCGCTCCGGGCGATAATCGAGTCGTCGGACGCGGACGGACGGGACGCGATCGTGTTCGACCACGGCCTCTACACCGCCCAGCGAGCGATCCGGACGCCGGAGTGGAAGCTCGTCCGGACGTACCACCCCGGGATGTGGGGCGGAGTCCTTCCCGAGTACCAGCTGTACGAGATGAACGACGACCCCTGGGAACAGGACGACCTGGCGGCGGACCGCCCGGACCTCGTCGACTCACTCGAGGAGGAAATGATCCTCTGGGCGGAGCGCCACCGGACGGGCAGCGTCGATCCCCTCCGGCGCGTCGCCGAGCGCGGGCCTTCCGGCTACAACTCGTTCAAAGACGGATTCGAGGGCGTGTGA
- a CDS encoding universal stress protein — protein MFENILVPTDGSDCAQAAVGYAADLATRYDSRVHALCVADSRTLENLPQYDQITKEREEVAERACNDLSESGVAVEQAVRTGVPYETILRYATEQDIDLIVMGTHGRTGVQRYLLGSVTEKVVRLSDVPVLTAKSEGDGEVTCPYTEILVPTDGSEGAEAAVDPAVDIAHTYNARLHTLSIIDTMAMGVDVRSGAILEALEESARSAVKTVEEQAAQASVSAVETEIEHGSPYRGIRSYVEEHDIDLVVMGTHGRSGIERYLLGSVAEKTVRTSPVPVMTVRQPE, from the coding sequence GTGTTCGAGAACATCCTTGTCCCGACCGACGGAAGCGACTGTGCGCAGGCGGCTGTCGGGTACGCCGCAGACTTGGCGACACGTTATGATTCGAGGGTACACGCGCTCTGTGTGGCTGATTCCAGAACGCTCGAAAACCTCCCACAGTACGACCAAATTACGAAAGAACGTGAGGAGGTCGCTGAAAGGGCCTGCAACGACCTTTCCGAGAGTGGCGTCGCAGTTGAACAAGCCGTCCGTACTGGCGTCCCCTACGAGACGATTCTCCGGTACGCGACCGAACAGGATATCGATCTCATCGTGATGGGGACACACGGTCGAACCGGCGTCCAACGGTATCTGCTAGGGAGTGTCACCGAGAAGGTCGTCCGGCTCTCGGATGTGCCAGTATTGACGGCGAAATCGGAAGGCGACGGCGAAGTCACGTGCCCTTACACCGAAATCTTGGTGCCGACCGACGGAAGCGAGGGAGCTGAGGCCGCTGTTGACCCCGCGGTCGATATCGCACACACCTACAATGCTCGCCTCCATACGCTCTCGATCATCGATACGATGGCGATGGGCGTCGACGTCCGTTCCGGTGCAATCCTCGAAGCACTCGAAGAGTCAGCCCGATCCGCGGTAAAAACCGTCGAGGAGCAAGCGGCCCAAGCTTCTGTGTCTGCGGTAGAAACCGAGATTGAACACGGGAGCCCCTACCGAGGGATTCGTTCCTACGTTGAGGAACACGACATTGATCTCGTCGTGATGGGTACCCACGGACGCAGTGGGATCGAGCGATACCTCTTGGGAAGCGTCGCCGAAAAGACAGTGCGTACGTCACCAGTTCCTGTAATGACCGTTCGTCAGCCAGAGTGA
- a CDS encoding universal stress protein → MSYDNLLIPTDGSEQAANAVEEGIKLANEVDATVHILHVVDAFEAKILPITGEEEAKREEYVEYGEQITTEAAQVAKDAGLEVETAVVVGIAHKEIQAYVEENEIDLVVIGSRGLGGVEEMLLGSTADKVIRLVNKPVTVVYQQPAEEVRWMLPSAEDTIHR, encoded by the coding sequence ATGAGCTACGACAACCTTCTGATCCCCACCGACGGGAGCGAACAGGCCGCCAACGCGGTAGAAGAAGGCATCAAACTCGCAAATGAAGTCGACGCCACCGTCCACATTCTTCACGTAGTGGATGCGTTTGAGGCAAAAATACTCCCGATAACCGGAGAGGAAGAAGCGAAGCGAGAGGAATACGTCGAGTACGGCGAGCAGATCACGACCGAGGCCGCACAGGTAGCAAAAGATGCTGGCCTCGAAGTCGAGACGGCAGTCGTCGTCGGCATCGCTCACAAGGAGATCCAGGCCTACGTCGAGGAGAATGAGATCGATCTCGTTGTGATCGGCTCTCGTGGACTCGGTGGCGTCGAAGAGATGCTGCTTGGCAGTACCGCCGACAAAGTCATTCGGCTCGTAAATAAGCCAGTGACCGTCGTGTATCAACAACCCGCCGAGGAAGTCCGATGGATGCTGCCCTCTGCTGAGGACACGATTCATCGGTAG